The genomic DNA CTAGGCTGCATGACATCACCAGAATTAACATAGGTAGAATTTGGGATGAATTATGTGCCAGTTTGTGTAGAACTCATAGTGGTGTTGTTTGAACGATTCTGACCATGGAATTGGTTCCAATAATTTTCATAGAGTTATGCTTGATTTGGTTAGAGGATCAGCACTTACCATAAATTGTGGATTTAGATTAGCAGTGGCACATGCGAGGTGTGTGTCAAACTCACACCCACTGCAACGATAGAGCCAATGATCAGAACCAAGGTTTCCACATATGTCACACCGAAAGCCTTTGGAGTTGGAATATGGAGGGGCAAATTCAAGTTTTAGTGTGTGAGGATGAAAACGGTGTGTTTCTGTGAGTGGCATTGAGGAACATAGGGTATGGTAGTGAACAAGGCAGATACTGCAGTTGTAGGAGAAACCCGAGCCTCGAAGGCCACAAGCCTTGCAATCAAAGGAGGCTGAAGGGACCAGGTTCAAATCATGGTTAGGGTCAGCTGGGTGCCGGATTAATCTTGGTAGATTGTAACAAGTAGAGTGGAGATAGTGGCTGCAGGGTTTGCAAGTATAGTAATCCTTGCCAGCAACTATACTCATCTTGCAACCTGAACATACAGTGTGCCCTTGTGGCCAAAGGTTGGTGAGTTCCAATGGGTGCTCATGACTGAAGTGGCTGAAGTCACGCATTTCTTCAATGCTGAGCTTCCCCATTTCTTTCACTCCTGGTTTTTGGATGCTGTCTCCATTGCGCATGCATTTAATCCTAAACTATTAGgccaaattttaaaatgagacGAAGAACAAGAGGCTTGTCTTCTAACATTTTCTTCAACATAGTCAACATTTTCACACTATGATTAGAGTATTCTATTGGGTAGTTGTTTTCATTGATGAATTTTCAGTTCTTAGTTTAGTAAACAAGACCCCTACCTTGTTTTATGCCATTGGCTATACTCTGATGCTTTCAGAAAAGACCATGAAGAAGCCGCCCAGTGGGAAGATGCCAAAGCAAACACCTGCAATTGCAGGTTCTCTACACGATTGCATGGTCTCTTTCAATTCTTTATCTTAAACAGAGGAATTATTTTGCGCTTCTGCTCTAAATAGTAATAAAGGGACCATCACAGAGGGGAATATAAGGAAAACCAAATGATCCTTTTGAAATATGGACAAGCTAAACAGCAACAGCATCATTTTAATGCACGGACCTGGAAGCAGACAGACCCCAAACAGCTTCATTTGCAAGGAAGACATgcagaaaaattaaaattccatctGATAGGATATTTTCTCTCTAAAccatttgatttattaatgatcaatttgaaatttgagtCCAAGAACCTAAAGCACCTGATACCATTTTCTCCAGTTGTACACTGCACAAAGTCTTATGAATTCACCCACCATTATGATCCTGAAGGGCATTTATTTACCGCATTTATGTAACCAACAAACTAAGTAAAGACGAGGAGGGAAATTCATTTCCACAAGGGAAACTATTTCCAGTTTATTAATTTTCCTCTCCTATTGAGGTCAAGATGGTGACATCTAGTTTGCTCAACAAAAGGGTTTAATATCCTGGAGGGCTCAAGATGATGCTTTGGAACATTAATCATGGTCACAATCTTTATGTTACATAAATCATTCAGTATATTCATTGTTCAGGTGCAGACAAATCCAAATTAACTCAAGGGACTTTTTCCGCAAGTTAAGATGAGAAATAGCAGTTCTGAAATTGACTATAACTGAATCAGATTAATCTAGTATTAAGAAGAAATGTGCCTGACAAATTAATTTGATCCCATCAAGCACATGTTTCACACAGTGGCATTAATTAACAGTTGTAATGGAGAAACTTAGCAACTGATGGacaatgtttttgaaaatagttcagaaaaaagttttcaagaataattcttaaaaatagttcttaattgTTTTAGGAAATAGAATTTAATTCAGAAACTCGAGTTTCCTTATCCTATTCTCTATCAAGATATGTACATGAATATTACATAAGTTCCTAAAATATTCTCAACGCTTTATGAAGACTAACCAAAAAAATACTTCTAGCttgttcaaaaaataaataaatgtttttaataaaaaattatataactgttttaaaaaaacaattatttctGATTAAATATCGTGGAAAACAGTGCGAAGATGAATgagaattttaagaaaatatagtAGGATAGTCAACTCAGAATTTACAGGTGTTAGCTAGGATACATAAGAAGCTGAATTTATGGGATTTTTTGTGAATGTCAAAAAACAGTGGGAAATATTCGTTTCTCACTTGTTTtaaagaaactttttttttttttttcggtgaAAGAGATAAATGTCAAACTAGAAATTTTTTGACAGGTTCCAAACAAGATAG from Vitis riparia cultivar Riparia Gloire de Montpellier isolate 1030 chromosome 8, EGFV_Vit.rip_1.0, whole genome shotgun sequence includes the following:
- the LOC117921230 gene encoding uncharacterized protein LOC117921230, whose amino-acid sequence is MGKLSIEEMRDFSHFSHEHPLELTNLWPQGHTVCSGCKMSIVAGKDYYTCKPCSHYLHSTCYNLPRLIRHPADPNHDLNLVPSASFDCKACGLRGSGFSYNCSICLVHYHTLCSSMPLTETHRFHPHTLKLEFAPPYSNSKGFRCDICGNLGSDHWLYRCSGCEFDTHLACATANLNPQFMPREINLSQNRSDELNEAVVIEMGVPQGNQGSGSSTQEGVDVDGAPSATEALGPRKTVLVITAGLFVGAAGFIAGGLTHGICQQAVESQDIFQGFWGGRAAGSIAGGLAHAMCQQVVAGQDIIQGFLGDLDSEEPGSQDLTSSH